Genomic DNA from Triticum dicoccoides isolate Atlit2015 ecotype Zavitan chromosome 4B, WEW_v2.0, whole genome shotgun sequence:
ggtgccgtacgttcggtactcgatcggttggatcgcgaagaaagtacgactacaccaaccgcgttgttaaacggttccgcttacggtctacgagggtacgtagacataccccctcccccccctcgttgctatgcatctccatagatagatcattgcgtgtgcgtagaattttttgttttccatgcaaggtTTCCCAACGCATGACCCCGACCCTCCTGGCCGAGTGGGTGCCCTCCCTGGACTGGTCCCCCAGTCAGCAAGGTCGCCGTCTTCGACTCTTCGTAGACACCACAACACCCTTTTCCTTCACAGTGAGATCACCTACAGCTTTGGTCACTTTAACCACCATTCCTTTGGTGGCCTTGGAAGGTTTTCTGTTAGGTGAATAAAATGGCTCTTCTACTAGATGTCTGACCTTTCCAGTAGGCTTCTACACTGAgattttttgcaaaaacttctacTCTACATTCCTTCGGAATCCTACAGAACCGCTCAGACACATGTCCTACAAGTCCACAACACTCACAACACGACGGCAATTTCTCACAGCGAACATCAAACTGAAGTGTTTCTTTGCTGCCTAAGGGAGTAAATTCTACCCTACTCTTGATTGGCTCATGTAGCGGGATTCTCACACGCACACGCAGATACTTCTCTACAATCATATTGTTTTGGTGTGAGACAGCTATCACTTCACCAATTTCTTCATAGGAACAGAATCAATTTCGTTTGTGATACCGCGTTTTTGTTAGGTTTGTCAGCCCAAGCAATTTCCTACTGTGATATTTTTTGCTGATGCTTCGCTGGGTTCGGTTAGATTCCAGTACCTTACTGATCCTTCATTTTGTTCTAACCCAAACCTGCTAATCTGCAATTCTTAGCTCAGGATACCACGTCCAGAACCAAGGGTAAACCGTGTCCAACCTGGTACTGGTACTGATCTAAAATCACGCCGTCGCAGTGGCCAAAGCAACTTAAGGTCCAAACACATTAGGCCTCATTATAACTACTAGGAGTGAGTTAACGGCATAAAACCTCACAGCAGCACCAAAGGTCTCACAGGTTTCATGGCAAAGCCTACATGCTAAACAACAAGATCCCCCTAAAAGCAGACCTGACATTATAACATCCCTACAGACTTGTAAAAAACATTAGTTCTTGCTTCTATGCAACATTCATTCTTAAAGAAGAAGAGGCAGCAGCTAAAACCCCAGCACCACTCTTTTGATGAGATGCAGGGAGGGCTAGGCAGCCGACGGCTTGGTGCTCCTGGAGGGGGTCCTCTTGGGATGGTCCTGGCTCCGCAAGATGGCGCTGTCCGACGAGTCCGAGCTGCTTCGCTCCCCGGTCAGCGCTTTGCTCGACAGCATCTTCCCGAGGACCTTCTTCGGCGTCGCGCCGCCCTTGGCCTTGCCGTTGGTGGTGCTCTTGCTGCTGCCGTGGCTCTTCTCGGCGCTGTGGCATTTCTCTAGCTTCGTGGTCTTTGATGAAAGGCTCAGGTCTTCCACCGCTATGACTCCATCCCACTCGTCTTCAGTGTTTGTTGTGGCGCCTGACCTTGAGCTCTCGTAGGAGCCGATGCAGATGCTGTCAGCTCGGACGGTCGCCGCCGCGGATGCCCTTGTCTGCTCGTGGTATAGCACCTGAACCACGGTCCTCAGAGGGAGGCGCTCGTTCTGGACGGCGTGAGCGCATGCTTCTGGCGACAACTTCTTGCAGTCCATGAGGCAGCAAAGCTTCTTCTTGTCGCTCTTGCTTAGGCTTGGGTGCTCCTGCTCAAAATTTCATAGAAGAAAATGTAAAGCATTTATCAAACAAATATAGAACCATAACTTCATAAGGAATAAGAAATCTATATGCATCTATATATATAGATATTGGTTGCGATGAAAGAAATGAATGCAAAAGAATTTCATAAACCAAAACAAAAACAGCAACAATTCAAATACATTAGGAATATATTTGCAAGAACGCACAAGAAAGTGATTTAGTATGCAATGTACATGCAGATGATGAGTTGTAAGAGTACCTTCATATACATGTCGATGGCGCGATATATCCCATCATGGACAGGCCTTGAATTGCCTGAAATTGCCTCAGCAAGATTGATGAACTTCAAAACAGGGGTATTGGGGTCCTTTGCAACCTCGGTGAGATAACCATCAACAACTTTTGCTACTGTGATCATAGATGCACTAGGTGCTTGCACGTGACCGTTCACCTCAGCATTATGTTTCTGAGCATTTTTGCAATCTTGCCTCACATACTCTTCGACGATACTAAGGATCATGTCAATGTCATAACCAGTTGTCTCCCCATCGACTGTAGGAATAAGAAGATCTGACACGGATGCTTCATCCAGCTGCCGTCCAATTCTCTTCACCAGCTCTTTCCTGCACATCTCTCCACATTTAAGCAGATTGGTTGCCCTCAGTAGCTTTAGCAGGAAGCTGCATGAGACTGAGCCTTTCTCTGATGGTAGCAAGCATGTGATGGTAACTAGCATCGCTCGGACCTTTCCATCACCATGGATCATTGAAACCTTGCTTAATGAGGGGAGCTTCTTGTATGTGTAGGCTTTGATTGCTTCACCAACAGCATCCTTGGGCACCATACCCATTGTTTTGATAGCTGATATGACTTGCTTGTAGGAATCAATGTCAAGATCTGTGAGATCCTCGACCCACCAATCCTTTGGCACAGACGGCTGCTTCTTGACCCCATTCCATTGCATATCAAGGTCATTCTCAGTTGAGAGCTTCTTGCGATTGTACGTATATGACCATTCAACCTTGGAGGTGTCAACAGAGGCTTTTGAAGCAATGGAATCAATGCAGTGGCTAACCAGCTTAAGATCCTCTGACCATGGTAAATGAGCCTTTGTTGTCCCAAGGACAATAATAGAATCTTTCCAACTCCTGAATATGCTTGAGCTGAGGAAGACATCAATCTTGTAGATCAGATTACCCTTGTCGACAGTTTCATTCATCTCCAAGTACTCTGCAGCGCAGCGGGCAGCAACGACATTGTACGCATTGAGTGTGACAACCATGCCATAGGAGAACTTGGCACATATCTCAAAAGCCTTTGGGCCACCAGGAATGTCATGGATGTGGATATCAATATTTTCATCACCAGTTGTTGGGATCAACTTTTGAAAGCGAGCACACTTGGATAGAAGTGGAAACTGCATGGATGGGTGATGTAAAAATCAGGAAAATATAACTCCACATTCCGTTAGAAATATAATACTAGTACATTTGGTAAAAAAGAAAAACATATAATAATGTCATCTCTGCAATGGAACAATGAATTGTGTGAACTCCATACCATAAACTAATAGACTAACTTGAGTGAAACCACGAGAGCTAATAATATGTGATAAAAGGAACACGTTACAAGGGTTTTCGGCATGGAGATAGGAGAATAAGTTGGTAaccaaaagcaaaaaaaaaaaggaCATGAGGCCATGTACTTCTGAAGCACGACTAATTTTTACTAACATGGATCTTATGAAAGCAGTGTACAGCAAAAAGTAAATGAAGAGGACTGAATTGTTTACCTTGTGAAGGTAAAACTTTGTGTTCCCTAGACGAACAGTGATATCGCTCACCAATTCAGTTTCCACAATTCTGCAAAAACAAACAAGTCTCATAAGAGAAATAAAAAAAGAACAAGCAACTGCGATCATTTTATATCTCTTTTATTGGGTAGTCATTTGATATCTTGGAAGGACAAGACAGTATTTTATTCAAATATGTATCCAAATGGATACAGGATTTGCTATGAGTGGATAACAGATTTGTCTATTTAGCATGAAACCATTTAAAAGAGATGGGGAATGCATAAAATGAAAAATCATGAATATCACACGAGAAATAACCTCGTACATTAGAatctaaaaaataaagaaaaaaatagctCAAAAGCAGTATCCAATTAAATATTTTGTAAAAAAGAAATGAACTTACATGTAGTACAGTACAAACTAATGTTTAGCATTTCAAATATAACTGGAAAGTTGGTCAGAAACTTCAAATGAAGCACCATTTTAAAATCACTTCCAAGTTCTCAACTCTgaatccttttatttatttttttatctttttttgcgAAACGGTATGGATTGTATTAATCAAGGATGATCATTACAATCCAACTCTGAATCCCTTTAAGCACTTGGATATCCAAGAGTACGGTTATCTTTAGGGGACTTTTTCAATCATACAGCTATACCATTAGTTCTTTAGAAAGACCCGACAAATCACGGTCATCCCGCTCTAACCAAGGCTGAAGTAGACGACATTAAACTTGGAGCAGTTAACATCATACAAAAGGCTCCCCGGAAAAAGGAAATCATACTAAAGGTACTTGTGTGGATCCCAGGAACAAAATATGCACATATCCTGGATAAGATAGGGTATATTACCCATAAGACATTTGACAATGAGAGGATACAAAAGAAAGTGGTAGTCCCACAGTTTGAACTTTGACCCTTAAGGATCTGAGAAGTTGGGGAAATATAATACTCGCATACAGAACACAATAAGAGACTGTAGTTGTTTATGCTGGTTTGTCCGTTATTAGCATTTTATTATGATCCGGTCCCTCTATATCAGAACTTTCAGAGATGCAGAAATGAAGAGAACTGACACAAAAACCGGTTCCTGTTGGGATCATGGATTAATAATACCTAAAACCAATAAGCAGTGAAATGGTTGTGTGCTGATCCAAAGATAGCGAGCAAACAGAAACGATGCACAAGGACAAGGTAAAATGAACATGCAAGTTGAATGGATCACTCACCGGACTTCGCTCCCATCGTCTTGAAAGGTGTCCGGATTCGATCCGAGCTTCATGAACTTCATCTTGTAAGAAACAGAGGTTCAAAGCACGAACAAGCCAACAATGCGCTCACACACAGAGCAGACCAGACCACCaccgcaggaggaggaggaggaggaagaagaagtagaCTTGTGTGCTAACCCATCATACTACTTGTCCACGGGCGGAAGGAACAGCAACGGCTCCAGACCAGAGGGCAAAGAAACAGCAAGTACAAGGAACAGAAGCAACTTGGCTAGGCCGGTGGGGCGGGGAGGGGGGCGGCGGGAGGGAGATGGAATATGGCAACGTGCCCGGCCCGGCGCTCGTACAACGGAaacaatagcagcagcagcaggatcGGTCCTTGAGGGAGGCACACTCCACCCCACCCCGGCCTACTTATGCGGGGTGGTGCTGCGGCGAGGAGCACAAGCGCCTCAGGGGGAGTAAACAATGGCGGGGAGGGACGGACACCCACAAAGCACAAAGCTGACAcagccccacctcctcctcccctgccGCTATTTCTTAATCCGCCTGTCCTTCTTGATCTTGGTGGATGAGATCTTCCGCAATAAATTTCCTTTCCCTCGCTACAGCACCGGTAAAccttgaaagaaagaaagaatcaCGCAGTATCTTGTGTCCAACGCGCCTAGCATAAACAACGCGTCCACATTCCTCCTCCCAGACCCTACAAATCTCTGCAGAAACAACGGGAAAAACAGAGTTAGCCGAGATTTTTTTTAAAGGCGTCGGAGCAGGGGTCGATCGACACCGCGCATCTTTTTCTAACGCAAGTGGGGAGGCAACGGAGAGACCGGACCGGCGACCACTTGCTCGCTCCGGTCTGCGCTCGTGCTTGCGCTTGCGGGGAGGAATCTTGTAACAAGATCTCGCAGCCTTGTGCCGGGACGAAGAGAGATACTCCTGCTAATTATATATACTACGGAGTACGCAACAAGAGGGAGGGGGATAACGGAATTTGGTTGATTAAAAACCCATTGAGCCCACAGGATTTGCAGCCGCAATGTGACGGCCACGAGGGAGCATGTGGAGGGAGGGAGGCGTCGAGATTTATAGCGAGCCACGGGGATGGCAACAAAACAAAACAGGGGTAGTACCCAACCCAACAAAGAGCGCAAGAACAAACGGAAAGCGGGCAGATTAGGGCCAGCCATGACCGGAGAAAGAGGAACAGTGCGACGGGCGGAGGCAGACCCACCTCCCCCGAGAAAAAGACGGGCTACGCCCCCACCCCAGCAGCGGACGGAGCCAGCCCCAAGAACTGCTCACCGCCAACAACAAGTGCTCTGCCCTGCCCTGGGAGAGGAGTGCAGCCAAGATGCGGCCACGCGACGCAAGTGCGCGCGCGCATGTGCCCTGTCTCCCTGTCGACCCGGCTGGGAGGAGTGTCTCCCTCCGATGCCCGCGTGCGTGCCGTGTGCGTGCGTGCTTGTGTTGGGAGCGGGAGAAAGGCGTGGCGATTAACCTCGGGCGAGAGGGTGGTGGCcttgctagctagcttgcttgcAGGTGTCCTCCTCCCTCCAATGGCCGCCGTGAACTGCACTGCACCCACACCCCGAGGAGCGAGCGAGGACGACGCGGCCCGGCGTGCCTCCTCAAGTACCCACAGCAGAGAGACGGCACTACCACCACCCCTCTCTCTTTTCTTTCGCAATGCACTGTGAAACGGAGTGATATGCAACAGGGAAAGTGAAAGCGAGGAGATCGGAGGGGGGAGGAAGAGGCTCACCGCAAGCGTCCAAGGAGCGAGCGGCAAGGGAGGGGGCAGCGGGTGCTCGGACGGAAGGCCTTTGAGGGAGCCGGGCTGCCGGGATCGATCGGTCGCTTTTGGGTTTtgttgggttttctttgccgccgcgCCCACAGCCTCGCTCGCTCAGGCTCAGCTCACTGTGCGCGCGTCCTGCTTCTGCTTTGCTTTCGACAGGAGAGGAGGGGGGAATGGAATAGAAAGCTCTCTCCCGCCCGCGGTCCTGCTCCTGCCGCAGGGTGGTGCTGCTGCTGGTGGCCGTGCCGTGCTGCCTCGCCCCGGCGCCTTTTGCTCAACGCTGCATTTTTTTTTTTGGCAAACGGTATATACCTACGTATTTATGGTACAGTATGGGTCTATACGTCTTTACAGCGTAGCCTGGAGGAGTAGTAAATAGAGTGAAGTGCATcataggtcctcgaactatttTAGAGGTGTCACGTAGGtcctcaaactatgaaaatcaTTATCCAGGTCCTCAAAGTGCAATATAAGTGTCATCCTGGTCCTCAAACTATTTCAAATGTGTCATGTAGATCCTTGAACTATTTCGGAGGTGTCACATATGTACCCACTTATTACACTTCAAGAATTTTAAAGGACGTAGATGACACTTTTCATAGTTTAAGGACCTACATGACACCTTCAAAATAGTTCGAGGACCTAGAATGCACTTCACTCTAGTAAATAATACCCCATGCCAacgtgtgctgggttcgtggttcgtggatggcaggtatggtttcctccttcggcgtcttagtcgtggtggggtgccagatctgaagttcgatggcgtgtccggggtgttgctccggtctgattctttcaacgacaatggcttcacttttggtgagccaccttggaggtccgcaaagctgcatatcagcgatggagccgcgtcgaactcgggtgaggaggtgatccgtcattcttttcttcggtggcttctgtggtggtgccggaggcaggtgacgggcgttagtgtcaagctcagagatgttctgctatcttttcagttttgtcatgtcggttcttacg
This window encodes:
- the LOC119291304 gene encoding BTB/POZ domain-containing protein NPY4-like, giving the protein MKFMKLGSNPDTFQDDGSEVRIVETELVSDITVRLGNTKFYLHKFPLLSKCARFQKLIPTTGDENIDIHIHDIPGGPKAFEICAKFSYGMVVTLNAYNVVAARCAAEYLEMNETVDKGNLIYKIDVFLSSSIFRSWKDSIIVLGTTKAHLPWSEDLKLVSHCIDSIASKASVDTSKVEWSYTYNRKKLSTENDLDMQWNGVKKQPSVPKDWWVEDLTDLDIDSYKQVISAIKTMGMVPKDAVGEAIKAYTYKKLPSLSKVSMIHGDGKVRAMLVTITCLLPSEKGSVSCSFLLKLLRATNLLKCGEMCRKELVKRIGRQLDEASVSDLLIPTVDGETTGYDIDMILSIVEEYVRQDCKNAQKHNAEVNGHVQAPSASMITVAKVVDGYLTEVAKDPNTPVLKFINLAEAISGNSRPVHDGIYRAIDMYMKEHPSLSKSDKKKLCCLMDCKKLSPEACAHAVQNERLPLRTVVQVLYHEQTRASAAATVRADSICIGSYESSRSGATTNTEDEWDGVIAVEDLSLSSKTTKLEKCHSAEKSHGSSKSTTNGKAKGGATPKKVLGKMLSSKALTGERSSSDSSDSAILRSQDHPKRTPSRSTKPSAA